ACGGCGTCCGGCAGAAGGCCGTGGGGGTCACCCCGCACGGTGCCCGGCCCTCCCGGCCGGGTGTTCCTCGCAGTCGCTGTGGAGTTATCAGGCCCCGTAGCTCACGGGGCGCACTCAGTTGCTCACGCACCCCCTCACTCAACTAGTTATGTTGGGGTGCGATCACGATTAACCCACCTCGCATCCCGCCTGTCAACACAACTAGCTAGGCGCGTTTCCTCATGGGTTCTGACCTGGCCTTTTGCTGATCGACACACCACGCAGAATGCCCCCGCTTCCGTAGCTCAACTAGCTATGTCATAGTGTCGGCCACAGACCAACACACATGCGGAAGAAGGGATGGAGGCCGTGGCCACGAAGGAGCCGGGCAAGATCGAGCGCATCGCTGCTGATCTCCGAGCGAAGATCGAGAGCGGGAAGTACCCGCCGGGCGGGAAGCTGCCGAGTGTGTCCGAGCTGCAGGCGGCCGAGGGAATCGCCTTCCAGACGGCTCGTGACGTCTTCCGCGTCCTGGAGCGGGAAGGCCTCGCCTTCACCCGACAGGGCAAGGGCTCATTCGTGACCCCGTTCCTGGGCAAGATCACCCGCGACGGGACCGGCAGGTACCAGCCGTCAGCCCGGTCCGAGGGCGGCGCCCGTGGCGCTTTCGAGGCTGAGCTGAACCGCCTCGGGCTGATCTACAAGCCGTCTCCCACGGAGATCGACCGGGTTCGACCTCCGCAGGACGTTGCCGCCGCCTTCGGGCTGCACCACTCCGCAAAGGCCATCAGCCGGTACCGGGCCATGCGCGCCGGCAGGGACACGGCGGACCCCGACGAGGGGTTCGTCGTCCAGCTCGCAACGTCCTGGTTCCCTGTGGACGTCGCGGGCGGTACCAGCATCGAGAAGCAGGACACCGGCCCCGGAGGCAGCAAGAGCCGTCTGGCCGAGCTCGGGTACGCACAGAAGCGCATCCGGGAGTCCATCGAGGTCCGGTTCCCGACCCCGGCCGAAGCGGAAGCGCTGAGCATCCCGGACGACCGCCAGGTATACGAGCTGGTTCATCACGCGTCGACAGCGGAGGGCCGCATCGTGGAAGTCGCGGTGCACGTCATGCCGGCGAACATCTGGCGCTTCTCGTACACGTGGGAGCTGGACGCCGAATAGGGCGCCACCACACCGACCGATCACACCTCAGGTAAGGAGCACCATGCCGAGCAACACCATCGGGGCCGACGGGACGATCACCCGCGACGCCCGGAGCCGCTACCGGCAGCGGGCAGAGAACGGCGCCCACGGGGCGTTCGAGGCCGAGACGAAGCGGGCGGGAGGAGCACCGCGCGCTGATGTCGACGTCGTGCGCGAGACGGCCCCGGCCGACGTCGCCGCAATTCTCGGCGAGGGCGCAGAGACGGAGGTCGTCATTCGACGCCGCCGCATGTACGACGGGGAACGCCTGGTCCAGCTCGCCGACACGTACCTCCCCGCGTTCGTCGCGGAGGCGGCCCCGGCGGTTGCCCAGCTCGACACCG
This genomic stretch from Streptomyces sp. NBC_01689 harbors:
- a CDS encoding GntR family transcriptional regulator, giving the protein MATKEPGKIERIAADLRAKIESGKYPPGGKLPSVSELQAAEGIAFQTARDVFRVLEREGLAFTRQGKGSFVTPFLGKITRDGTGRYQPSARSEGGARGAFEAELNRLGLIYKPSPTEIDRVRPPQDVAAAFGLHHSAKAISRYRAMRAGRDTADPDEGFVVQLATSWFPVDVAGGTSIEKQDTGPGGSKSRLAELGYAQKRIRESIEVRFPTPAEAEALSIPDDRQVYELVHHASTAEGRIVEVAVHVMPANIWRFSYTWELDAE
- a CDS encoding UTRA domain-containing protein; the protein is MPSNTIGADGTITRDARSRYRQRAENGAHGAFEAETKRAGGAPRADVDVVRETAPADVAAILGEGAETEVVIRRRRMYDGERLVQLADTYLPAFVAEAAPAVAQLDTGQGGIISRMADAGLAQTDVVEDVTQAPATAAQAEALGLEVGELLLTITHTGRTEDGRTVEVTRHVLGRGWTLRYGVPLD